A genome region from Rhizobium favelukesii includes the following:
- a CDS encoding ABC transporter permease — MSNPSTGTPLPGLRFRKRFPLLALIIERFVLSLVLLFAVSILIFGGLEALPGDFATTYLGQSATPQAVANIREDLGLNRPVTTRYLEWLGNAVQGDFGTSWASKNSVSEQIGKRLGNSLFLAGFAALISVPLAIALGMLSVHFRNRMPDKIINVISLAAISLPEFFVGYLLILVFAVKLGVATFPATVYSSMGFAERLNAIALPTATLVLVVLAHMMRMTRAAILSVMSSAYMETAELKGLGAFRSIVKHAAPNALAPIINVVALNLAYLVVGVVVVEVVFVYPGMGQYMVDAVTVRDMPVVQACGLIFAAVYIFLNMIADILAIVANPRLRHPR, encoded by the coding sequence ATGTCCAATCCATCGACCGGCACCCCATTGCCGGGTCTGAGATTCAGAAAGCGTTTTCCGCTGCTTGCCCTCATCATCGAGCGCTTCGTGCTCTCGCTCGTCCTGCTTTTTGCGGTGTCCATCCTGATCTTTGGCGGGCTCGAAGCCCTGCCGGGCGATTTTGCCACGACCTATCTCGGCCAGTCGGCCACGCCGCAGGCGGTTGCCAATATCCGCGAGGATCTCGGCCTCAATAGGCCGGTGACGACGCGCTACTTAGAGTGGCTCGGCAATGCCGTCCAGGGCGATTTCGGAACGTCATGGGCGAGCAAGAATTCTGTCAGCGAACAGATCGGCAAACGTCTCGGAAACTCGCTCTTTCTGGCCGGCTTCGCGGCGCTGATCTCGGTCCCGCTGGCAATTGCCCTCGGTATGCTGTCGGTGCATTTCAGGAACCGCATGCCCGATAAGATCATCAACGTGATCTCGCTCGCAGCGATCTCCCTGCCCGAGTTCTTCGTCGGCTACCTGCTCATCCTCGTCTTTGCCGTGAAACTCGGTGTCGCGACCTTTCCGGCAACGGTCTACAGCAGCATGGGCTTTGCCGAGCGGCTCAACGCGATCGCTCTACCGACGGCAACGCTGGTGCTTGTCGTTCTGGCCCACATGATGCGCATGACCCGTGCAGCGATCCTCTCGGTGATGTCGTCGGCCTATATGGAAACGGCCGAGCTCAAGGGCCTCGGCGCCTTCCGCTCGATCGTCAAGCATGCAGCACCCAACGCGCTCGCCCCGATCATCAACGTCGTGGCGCTCAATCTCGCCTATCTCGTCGTCGGTGTCGTCGTCGTCGAGGTGGTCTTCGTCTATCCAGGCATGGGCCAATACATGGTGGATGCCGTGACGGTGCGCGACATGCCGGTGGTGCAGGCTTGCGGCCTGATCTTTGCCGCCGTCTACATCTTCCTGAACATGATCGCCGACATCCTGGCCATCGTTGCCAATCCAAGACT
- a CDS encoding ABC transporter substrate-binding protein produces MNDYTKYLASRVTAGDLNRREFLGRAMAAGLTLAVADKLFAESAEAAEPKRGGHLKLGLEGGAATDSKDPAKFLSQFMFCVGRCWGDMLVESDPLTGAAVPALAESWEPSKDAATWTFKIRKGVKFHDGKELTINDVVATLKRHTDKKSESGALGVLGSIKDIKADGDNLVLTLTEGNADMPLLLTDYHLVIQPNGGNDDPLASIGTGPYKLTSFEAGVRATFEKNADDWRSDRGYVDSIEIIGMNDATARIAALSSGQVHYINRVDPKTVNLLKRAPTVEILSTSGRGHYVFIMHCDKAPFDNNDLRLALKYAMDRETMVKKILGGYGKVGNDFPINNTYALFPEGIEQRNYDPDKAAFHYKKSGHSGSVLLRTSEVAFPGGVDAAVLYQESCKKAGIEIEVKREPGDGYWSNVWNVQPFSTSYWGGRPTQDQMYSTAYLSTADWNDTRFKRPDFDKLLLEARSELDETKRKDIYRTMAMMVRDEGGLILPMFNDFVNACTKQVKGYVHDIGNDMSNGYVATRVWLDA; encoded by the coding sequence ATGAACGACTACACGAAATATCTTGCAAGCCGCGTGACGGCAGGCGACCTGAACCGCCGCGAATTCCTGGGACGTGCGATGGCCGCGGGCCTGACGCTCGCCGTCGCCGACAAACTCTTCGCCGAAAGTGCCGAGGCTGCCGAACCCAAGCGCGGTGGTCATCTGAAGCTCGGCCTGGAAGGCGGTGCTGCCACCGACTCCAAGGACCCGGCAAAATTCCTGTCGCAATTCATGTTCTGTGTCGGCCGTTGCTGGGGGGACATGCTGGTCGAATCCGATCCGCTGACTGGTGCCGCCGTCCCGGCGCTCGCCGAATCCTGGGAGCCGTCTAAGGACGCTGCGACCTGGACCTTCAAGATCCGTAAGGGTGTGAAGTTCCACGATGGCAAGGAACTGACCATCAACGACGTGGTCGCAACCTTGAAGCGCCACACCGACAAAAAGTCGGAATCCGGTGCGCTCGGGGTTCTCGGGTCGATCAAAGATATCAAGGCAGACGGCGACAACCTCGTGCTGACGCTCACCGAGGGCAATGCGGACATGCCGCTGCTGCTCACCGACTACCACCTGGTGATCCAGCCGAACGGCGGCAATGACGATCCCCTCGCCTCCATCGGTACCGGCCCCTACAAGCTGACAAGCTTCGAAGCCGGTGTACGCGCAACCTTCGAGAAGAATGCCGACGACTGGCGTTCTGACCGCGGTTACGTCGACTCGATCGAAATCATCGGCATGAACGACGCTACGGCCCGAATCGCGGCGCTGTCTTCCGGCCAGGTTCACTACATCAACCGTGTCGATCCGAAGACCGTCAATCTCCTCAAGCGCGCTCCGACAGTCGAAATCCTTTCGACCTCTGGCCGCGGCCACTACGTCTTCATCATGCATTGCGACAAGGCGCCGTTCGACAACAACGACCTTCGCCTCGCGCTGAAATACGCCATGGACCGCGAAACGATGGTCAAGAAGATCCTCGGCGGCTACGGCAAGGTCGGCAACGACTTCCCAATCAACAACACCTACGCGCTCTTCCCGGAAGGGATCGAGCAGCGCAACTACGATCCGGACAAGGCCGCCTTCCATTACAAGAAGTCCGGCCATAGCGGTTCTGTGCTGCTGCGTACGTCCGAAGTCGCCTTCCCCGGTGGCGTCGATGCGGCGGTTCTCTATCAGGAAAGCTGCAAGAAGGCCGGCATCGAGATCGAGGTCAAGCGCGAGCCGGGCGACGGCTACTGGTCCAATGTCTGGAATGTCCAGCCTTTCTCGACCTCTTATTGGGGCGGGCGTCCGACGCAGGATCAGATGTATTCCACGGCCTATCTCTCGACGGCCGACTGGAACGACACGCGCTTCAAGCGTCCGGATTTCGACAAGCTGCTGCTCGAAGCGCGCTCGGAACTCGACGAAACTAAGCGCAAGGACATCTACCGGACCATGGCGATGATGGTGCGCGACGAGGGCGGCCTCATCCTGCCGATGTTCAACGACTTCGTGAATGCCTGCACCAAACAGGTGAAGGGCTATGTCCACGATATCGGCAACGACATGTCGAACGGCTACGTCGCGACCCGCGTCTGGCTTGATGCCTGA
- a CDS encoding carnitine 3-dehydrogenase has protein sequence MIKINKAACVGGGVIGGGWIARFLLAGIDVDVFDPHPEAGRIVGEVIANAERAYAMLTGAPLPPRGKLTFCKTLEEAVVDADWIQESVPERLDLKRNVLMEIDAACRPDALIGSSTSGLLPSDLQRDMQFPERLFVAHPYNPVYLLPLVEIVGGEKTSHATIKAAIEKLPPIGMKGVHITKEIEAFVGDRLLEALWREALWLIHDDICSVETLDDVIRYSFGLRWAQMGLFQTYRIAGGEAGMRHFLAQFGPCLAWPWTKLTDVVDLDDALVEKIGQQSDEQADGLSIRDLERIRDENLAGILQALKAGNGGQGWGAGELLKDFEHSLWAGAKQTAPADHAVPLKLVEARVSPAWVDYNGHMTEHRYLQVFGDTTDALLRLIGADLAYVEAGHSYYTVETHIRHLGEAKLGQAISSACQLLSVDDKRLHIFHTMSDAISGETLATAEQMLLHVDSKAGKSSPAAPDVLAKARAIIEAHASLPLPDGAGRHVGQKPRVETA, from the coding sequence ATGATCAAGATCAACAAGGCAGCTTGTGTTGGTGGCGGCGTCATCGGTGGCGGATGGATCGCCCGCTTTCTGCTTGCAGGCATAGATGTCGACGTCTTCGACCCGCATCCGGAGGCGGGCCGCATCGTCGGCGAAGTCATCGCCAATGCCGAGCGTGCCTACGCCATGCTGACCGGAGCGCCTTTGCCGCCGCGCGGCAAGCTCACTTTTTGCAAAACTCTTGAAGAAGCGGTCGTCGATGCCGACTGGATCCAGGAGAGCGTGCCGGAAAGGCTGGATCTCAAACGCAACGTGTTGATGGAGATCGATGCGGCTTGCCGCCCGGACGCGCTGATCGGTTCCTCCACGTCGGGCCTGCTTCCGAGCGACCTGCAGCGCGACATGCAGTTTCCGGAACGCCTGTTCGTGGCGCATCCCTATAACCCCGTCTATCTCCTGCCGCTCGTCGAGATCGTTGGTGGCGAAAAGACCAGCCACGCGACCATCAAGGCAGCGATCGAGAAACTGCCGCCGATCGGCATGAAGGGCGTGCACATCACCAAGGAAATCGAGGCCTTCGTCGGCGATCGCCTGCTGGAGGCTCTTTGGCGCGAGGCGTTGTGGCTGATCCATGACGACATCTGCTCCGTCGAAACGCTGGACGACGTGATCCGCTATTCCTTCGGCCTGCGCTGGGCGCAGATGGGGTTGTTCCAGACCTATCGCATCGCTGGCGGCGAAGCGGGAATGCGCCATTTTCTGGCACAGTTCGGCCCCTGTCTCGCCTGGCCCTGGACGAAGCTCACCGACGTCGTCGATCTTGACGATGCGCTAGTCGAAAAGATTGGCCAGCAATCCGACGAACAGGCCGACGGCCTTTCCATCCGCGATCTCGAGCGCATCCGCGACGAAAACCTGGCCGGCATCCTTCAGGCTCTTAAAGCCGGCAATGGCGGCCAGGGCTGGGGCGCAGGCGAGCTGCTCAAGGATTTCGAACACTCGCTTTGGGCCGGCGCCAAGCAAACCGCACCCGCCGATCATGCGGTACCGCTGAAGCTCGTGGAAGCCAGGGTCAGCCCGGCCTGGGTCGACTATAACGGCCACATGACCGAGCATCGATACTTGCAGGTCTTCGGCGACACGACGGACGCCCTGTTGCGGCTGATCGGTGCCGATCTCGCTTATGTCGAGGCGGGGCACAGCTATTACACCGTCGAAACCCATATCCGCCATCTGGGCGAAGCCAAGCTTGGGCAGGCGATTTCTTCAGCTTGTCAGCTGCTGTCAGTCGATGACAAACGGCTTCATATCTTCCACACGATGTCTGACGCCATAAGCGGCGAGACGCTCGCGACCGCCGAGCAGATGCTGCTTCATGTGGATTCGAAAGCGGGAAAATCGAGCCCAGCTGCACCTGATGTTTTGGCCAAGGCCCGGGCGATCATAGAAGCTCACGCGTCGCTGCCATTGCCGGACGGTGCCGGGCGCCATGTTGGGCAAAAACCGCGGGTTGAGACGGCATGA
- a CDS encoding 3-keto-5-aminohexanoate cleavage protein has protein sequence MPLAMNRDVFITCAVTGAGDTVSKSSHVPITPKQIADSAIDAAKAGAAVVHCHVRDPETGAASRRNDLYKEVTERIRSADIDVVLNLTAGMGGDLIFGDIERPLPLNPQGTDMAGATERVSHIVECLPEICTLDCGTMNFSLGDYVMTNTPAMLRAMAKKMTDLGVRPEIEAFDTGHVWFAKQLAEEGLIEDPVLIQLCMGIPWGAPDDLNTFMAMVNNVPSSWTFSAFSIGRNAVAYPAAAVLAGGNVRVGLEDNLYAGKGMLATNTRLVEKAVQVIEGMGARIIGPEDVRKKLKLTKR, from the coding sequence ATGCCTCTTGCGATGAACCGCGATGTCTTCATCACCTGTGCCGTCACCGGTGCCGGCGATACTGTTTCGAAATCCAGCCACGTTCCCATCACTCCCAAGCAGATCGCAGATTCCGCGATCGACGCCGCCAAGGCTGGGGCGGCAGTTGTCCACTGTCACGTCCGCGATCCGGAAACGGGTGCCGCGAGCCGCCGCAACGACCTCTACAAGGAAGTTACTGAGCGTATTCGCTCTGCCGATATCGACGTCGTGTTGAACCTGACCGCCGGTATGGGCGGTGATCTGATCTTCGGTGATATCGAACGGCCGCTACCGCTCAATCCGCAAGGCACCGACATGGCAGGTGCGACGGAGCGCGTTTCCCACATCGTCGAGTGCCTGCCGGAAATCTGCACGCTGGATTGCGGCACGATGAACTTCAGCCTCGGCGACTACGTCATGACCAACACGCCGGCGATGCTCCGGGCGATGGCGAAGAAGATGACGGATCTTGGCGTACGTCCGGAAATCGAGGCCTTCGATACGGGTCATGTGTGGTTTGCCAAACAACTTGCAGAAGAGGGCCTGATCGAGGACCCGGTGCTGATCCAGCTCTGCATGGGCATTCCGTGGGGGGCACCTGATGACCTGAATACTTTCATGGCGATGGTGAACAATGTTCCCAGCAGCTGGACCTTCTCCGCCTTCTCGATCGGCCGCAACGCGGTGGCTTACCCGGCTGCGGCGGTGCTTGCCGGTGGCAACGTCCGCGTCGGCCTTGAAGACAATCTCTATGCCGGAAAGGGCATGCTCGCGACGAACACAAGGCTGGTCGAAAAGGCTGTGCAGGTGATCGAAGGCATGGGCGCGCGCATCATTGGACCGGAAGACGTGCGCAAGAAACTGAAGCTGACGAAGCGCTGA
- a CDS encoding GlxA family transcriptional regulator, producing the protein MLTRSNDRLDVDLLVMPETNLILLASVIEPMRGANRISGSELYRWRLLTPDGSHVLTTSGIPVPAAGGFGMEQEETPLFVLASYNWRRSSTPALKMRLSRAARYRSIIAGIESGTWLLAEASLLDRLSATIHWEDFDDFSLAYPHVRAVKDRFVITSKRITTAGSLPTVDLMLEIIRQRQGYTLALEVSRLFSYEQDSVHSETQLSPSGTGLHMRDPRVVQAVRLMEENIEQPIVLTRLARRVGISARHLQGLFQQSTGAPPHVHYLALRLNAARRKVIETKAPFADIAAATGFNSASAFTRSYRASFSESPSDTRRRLRRPVTASEEQP; encoded by the coding sequence ATGCTGACGCGATCCAACGATCGGCTGGATGTCGATCTTCTTGTCATGCCGGAGACGAACCTCATTCTGCTCGCGTCGGTCATCGAGCCCATGCGCGGTGCCAACCGGATTTCCGGCAGCGAGCTTTACAGATGGCGGCTTTTGACGCCCGATGGCTCGCATGTGCTGACCACCAGCGGCATTCCCGTGCCCGCCGCCGGTGGTTTTGGGATGGAACAGGAAGAGACACCGCTCTTCGTGCTTGCAAGCTATAATTGGCGCCGCAGCTCGACGCCGGCGTTGAAGATGCGCCTTTCTCGGGCAGCGCGTTACCGAAGCATAATCGCGGGCATCGAATCCGGAACATGGCTGCTTGCCGAAGCCAGCCTTCTCGATAGGCTATCGGCGACCATTCACTGGGAAGATTTCGACGACTTCTCCCTTGCCTATCCGCACGTGCGGGCGGTCAAGGACCGTTTCGTCATCACAAGCAAGCGCATCACCACGGCGGGTTCGCTCCCGACCGTTGACCTGATGCTGGAGATCATAAGGCAAAGGCAGGGATACACGCTGGCGCTTGAGGTTAGCCGGCTCTTCAGCTACGAGCAGGACTCCGTCCATAGCGAGACCCAGCTTTCACCTTCGGGGACCGGTCTGCACATGCGCGATCCGCGCGTGGTCCAGGCAGTACGGCTGATGGAGGAAAATATCGAGCAGCCCATCGTGCTGACGCGGCTGGCCCGCAGGGTGGGCATCAGTGCGCGCCACCTGCAGGGCCTCTTCCAGCAGAGCACCGGCGCCCCGCCGCACGTCCACTATCTGGCACTGCGGCTGAACGCAGCGCGGCGAAAGGTGATCGAAACCAAGGCGCCTTTCGCCGATATCGCGGCCGCGACCGGCTTCAATTCGGCTTCAGCATTTACGAGAAGCTATCGCGCCAGTTTCTCTGAAAGCCCCTCCGACACAAGGCGTCGCCTCCGGAGGCCGGTCACAGCATCGGAGGAACAGCCATAG
- a CDS encoding LysR substrate-binding domain-containing protein: MRQPIESDLLRTFLVVVETSNFSAAAQAIGRTQSAVSAQIKKLEETIGETLFERGARGVIPTRLGLQLLPYARRVIDLLDEAAATIRTKPLDGPVRIGIPEEYSQTVLPAALAAFAVRHPAVEVTVSCDYTARNLAALERDELDLAVVFDWSNQAAGEILCIDPTVWVTSQVHRLHDLEPLPIAVYRNSTWARDFAFRSLELQGRKYRVAFVADTSSGLKNAASAGLAVTTLSRSNIPSGCRELTAEEGFPPVDASRVVLRRNPYHSSEAVRELADMVRDAFQPMAVPPML; the protein is encoded by the coding sequence ATGCGTCAACCCATCGAAAGCGATCTGCTGCGTACATTTCTCGTTGTCGTCGAGACATCAAATTTCTCTGCCGCTGCACAGGCCATCGGCCGGACACAATCGGCTGTCAGCGCGCAGATCAAGAAGCTTGAGGAAACGATCGGGGAGACCCTTTTCGAGCGCGGCGCGCGGGGGGTAATTCCAACACGCCTCGGCCTGCAACTGCTTCCCTATGCGCGCCGTGTGATTGACCTGCTGGATGAAGCGGCCGCGACCATACGGACCAAACCGCTCGATGGCCCGGTGCGCATCGGGATACCCGAGGAATACAGCCAGACCGTGCTACCTGCCGCACTTGCCGCCTTCGCCGTCCGCCATCCAGCCGTGGAGGTTACGGTCTCCTGCGATTATACGGCGCGCAATCTCGCGGCCCTGGAGCGCGACGAGTTGGATCTCGCCGTCGTCTTCGACTGGAGCAATCAGGCGGCGGGCGAAATCCTCTGTATCGATCCGACAGTGTGGGTCACGTCCCAGGTTCATCGGCTCCACGACCTCGAGCCGCTTCCGATCGCCGTCTACCGCAATTCCACCTGGGCGCGGGATTTCGCCTTCCGATCACTGGAATTGCAGGGGCGGAAGTACCGTGTCGCCTTCGTTGCCGATACCAGTTCCGGGCTTAAGAACGCAGCCTCCGCGGGCCTTGCCGTCACCACGCTCTCGCGCAGCAACATCCCTTCGGGCTGCCGCGAACTGACTGCAGAGGAAGGATTTCCACCGGTCGATGCATCCAGGGTGGTGCTGCGCCGAAATCCTTATCATTCCAGCGAAGCCGTGCGCGAACTCGCCGATATGGTACGGGACGCATTTCAGCCTATGGCTGTTCCTCCGATGCTGTGA
- a CDS encoding DMT family transporter: protein MSFQTGTRPLGFSEHEKGVILVVAATLAWSASGVYSRLLTTDAWTAIAWRSLFGGLFLLIPSFFLEGGMSKRQWRSVVHPSGLAMIACQTVSQACFIGALYTTSVANVAVIYATAPFIAALLGWLLLAERAARRTMAAGGVCLLGVIIIVASSIGGGAGLGDLLALGMTASFAMIIVIPRISPGVPSLPPTIVSAFLTLTIFAPFGSVGSLDLHNWIVLAAFGATNFSIALVLFLAGARRMPPAKAALIGTLEIVLTPMWVWLFFAERPPAATFAGGTLILAAVVWHTLVEARHGAH, encoded by the coding sequence ATGTCATTCCAAACAGGCACCCGCCCGCTCGGCTTCAGCGAGCATGAGAAGGGCGTGATCCTTGTCGTCGCCGCGACGCTCGCTTGGAGCGCGAGCGGCGTCTACTCCCGCCTGCTGACGACCGATGCCTGGACGGCGATCGCGTGGCGGTCGTTGTTCGGGGGACTGTTCCTTCTCATTCCGAGCTTCTTCCTCGAGGGCGGAATGTCGAAGCGACAGTGGCGCTCCGTCGTGCACCCGTCGGGTCTCGCGATGATTGCCTGTCAAACCGTCAGCCAGGCATGTTTCATCGGCGCGCTTTACACAACGAGCGTGGCGAATGTCGCGGTCATTTACGCGACAGCTCCGTTCATCGCGGCCCTTCTCGGCTGGCTCTTGCTGGCGGAGCGCGCCGCAAGGCGCACGATGGCGGCAGGCGGCGTGTGCCTGCTTGGCGTGATCATCATCGTCGCCTCATCGATCGGAGGCGGTGCTGGCCTTGGCGATCTGCTGGCGCTGGGCATGACGGCCTCTTTTGCAATGATCATCGTCATCCCTAGGATCAGTCCAGGAGTGCCGAGCCTCCCTCCCACCATCGTCAGTGCTTTTCTGACTCTCACGATCTTTGCACCCTTCGGCTCGGTCGGCTCCCTCGATCTCCACAACTGGATCGTACTCGCTGCCTTTGGCGCAACCAATTTCTCCATCGCTCTCGTACTCTTCCTCGCCGGCGCAAGACGCATGCCTCCCGCGAAAGCTGCGCTTATCGGAACGTTGGAGATCGTCCTCACTCCGATGTGGGTTTGGCTCTTCTTCGCGGAACGTCCGCCTGCAGCGACTTTTGCCGGTGGCACACTTATCTTGGCCGCTGTGGTTTGGCATACTCTGGTGGAAGCTAGACATGGTGCGCATTAG
- a CDS encoding glycoside hydrolase family 15 protein, translating into MPGRIEDYALIGDCETAALVSKDGSIDWLCFPRFDSPACFAALLGNEGHGHWSIRPASENHAVKRHYREDTLVLETEFKTETGTAVVCDFMPLRDSTSDLMRLVEGKSGTVTFDLEFVLRFDYGRTVPWVTSSEDGTITAIAGPDRLTLTSSVPLHGDEMRTVGTFSVSAGQQQSFTLTWNPSHLARPAAKSIDTALQDTESYWRSFAKNCPQVGGWTAQVKRSLITLKALTYMPTGGIVAAATTSLPEQLGGPRNWDYRYCWLRDATLTLLALMKLGYYEEAGAWRDWLLRAVAGAPAQMQIMYGVAGERNLLEWEVPWLPGYEGSRPVRIGNAASEQVQLDVYGEVADAMLQARKGGLPPHRRGRELAAAILPFLEKIWTEPDEGIWEVRGQRQHFTYSKVMAWVAFDRAATTAREEANPEATLHWQAVADQIHEEVCRKAFDAELGCFVQAYGSKALDASLLHIGMVGFLPPEDPRYIATVEAIQHKLLRDGLVLRYETREVDDGLPPGEGAFLACSFWLADALVLIGRRDDAQRLFERLLSLCNDVGLLAEEYDPHAERMVGNFPQAFSHVGLINSALNLSRAEGPAEQRAE; encoded by the coding sequence TTGCCGGGTCGCATTGAGGACTACGCGCTCATAGGGGATTGCGAGACCGCCGCGCTTGTGTCGAAGGATGGATCGATCGACTGGCTTTGCTTTCCGCGCTTCGACTCTCCTGCCTGCTTCGCCGCCCTCCTTGGCAACGAAGGCCATGGTCACTGGTCGATCAGACCTGCGAGCGAGAACCATGCGGTGAAACGCCATTATAGGGAGGACACGCTCGTTCTCGAGACGGAGTTCAAGACCGAAACCGGTACCGCGGTGGTTTGCGACTTCATGCCCTTGCGCGATAGTACAAGCGATCTGATGCGTCTCGTCGAGGGTAAGAGCGGCACCGTGACGTTCGACCTGGAATTCGTCCTTCGCTTCGACTACGGCCGAACCGTGCCATGGGTAACCAGCAGCGAGGACGGCACTATCACAGCGATTGCCGGACCTGACAGGCTGACCCTGACGTCGTCTGTTCCTCTGCACGGGGACGAGATGCGAACCGTGGGCACGTTTTCCGTCTCCGCTGGGCAACAGCAGTCATTTACGCTGACATGGAACCCATCGCACTTGGCTCGGCCAGCCGCGAAGTCCATCGATACTGCCTTACAGGACACCGAATCCTATTGGAGATCATTCGCGAAGAACTGCCCGCAGGTGGGCGGATGGACGGCGCAGGTCAAACGATCTCTGATTACGCTGAAGGCGCTGACATACATGCCCACAGGCGGCATTGTTGCCGCTGCGACAACCTCACTCCCCGAACAACTCGGCGGACCGCGCAACTGGGACTACAGATATTGCTGGCTTCGTGACGCCACGCTGACGCTTCTCGCGCTCATGAAGCTCGGCTACTACGAGGAAGCCGGCGCATGGCGCGATTGGCTTTTGCGAGCTGTCGCGGGCGCCCCTGCGCAGATGCAGATCATGTACGGTGTCGCGGGCGAACGGAACCTGCTCGAATGGGAGGTCCCTTGGCTTCCGGGTTACGAAGGATCTCGCCCGGTCCGGATCGGCAACGCAGCCTCAGAACAGGTTCAGCTCGACGTCTATGGCGAAGTCGCCGACGCGATGCTGCAAGCGCGCAAGGGAGGACTGCCGCCTCACCGCCGCGGGCGCGAGCTCGCAGCCGCAATTCTTCCCTTTCTGGAGAAGATATGGACAGAACCGGACGAAGGGATTTGGGAGGTGCGCGGTCAACGCCAGCATTTCACATATTCGAAGGTCATGGCATGGGTGGCCTTCGACCGTGCGGCGACGACTGCGCGAGAGGAAGCCAATCCAGAGGCTACCTTGCATTGGCAAGCGGTGGCCGATCAAATTCACGAAGAGGTCTGCCGAAAGGCATTCGACGCCGAGCTTGGCTGCTTCGTTCAGGCCTATGGCTCCAAGGCTCTCGACGCCAGCCTGCTGCACATTGGTATGGTCGGATTCCTTCCTCCCGAGGACCCGCGCTACATCGCCACCGTCGAGGCCATCCAACACAAGCTCCTGCGCGACGGCCTCGTGCTCCGGTACGAGACTCGTGAAGTGGACGACGGACTGCCACCTGGGGAAGGTGCATTCCTTGCATGCAGCTTTTGGCTGGCCGACGCGCTTGTCTTGATCGGCCGAAGGGACGACGCTCAGCGCCTCTTCGAAAGGTTGCTGTCACTTTGCAACGACGTCGGCCTCCTGGCGGAGGAGTACGATCCTCACGCCGAGCGGATGGTTGGAAACTTCCCTCAAGCCTTCAGTCATGTCGGACTGATCAACAGTGCGCTCAATCTCTCCCGAGCGGAGGGACCGGCGGAACAGCGGGCTGAATGA
- a CDS encoding peroxiredoxin-like family protein, with the protein MGDQIRPLQPGEYAPAFALPSANQEGTVSLASLHGHPFLIAFFRGLHCPFCRRQVGQLGGLQPALRAAGVETVAVINTPVERARMYFGHRPTPALLLCDQDCSTHRAFGVPRAEFLPEDSREQPAWPYRASMAQFEAARINPTGELPEALHPMAANPVLNAKDGFELNEADHAIIARHPTQLVGHFLIDADGIVRWVQIEARDGPNSLSIFPNAAEMLAAAGSLRH; encoded by the coding sequence ATGGGAGACCAGATACGCCCGCTGCAACCAGGGGAATACGCACCCGCATTCGCGCTTCCCTCGGCAAATCAAGAAGGCACGGTTTCTCTCGCCAGCCTCCACGGTCACCCGTTTCTGATCGCCTTCTTCCGCGGGTTGCACTGCCCGTTCTGCCGGCGTCAAGTGGGACAGCTCGGTGGCTTACAGCCTGCCCTGCGCGCGGCGGGGGTGGAAACTGTTGCCGTAATCAACACGCCGGTGGAGCGCGCCCGCATGTATTTTGGGCACCGGCCGACGCCGGCCTTGCTCCTATGTGACCAGGATTGCTCCACGCACCGGGCCTTCGGCGTACCGCGCGCCGAGTTCCTGCCCGAGGACAGCCGCGAGCAGCCTGCATGGCCCTATCGGGCAAGCATGGCGCAATTCGAAGCAGCTCGCATTAACCCGACGGGCGAATTGCCGGAAGCGCTACATCCAATGGCGGCCAATCCCGTGCTCAACGCCAAGGACGGCTTCGAGCTTAATGAAGCCGATCATGCGATCATCGCTCGCCACCCCACACAACTTGTCGGACACTTCCTTATCGACGCCGACGGCATCGTTCGCTGGGTGCAAATTGAAGCGCGCGACGGGCCCAACAGCCTCTCCATCTTTCCAAACGCGGCGGAGATGCTCGCCGCTGCCGGCAGCTTGCGACACTGA
- a CDS encoding helix-turn-helix domain-containing protein has product MTTKFDKYVEDKRLVETTDPEIDKAIYRCPGFEGSPELGELDRRISEALREARDRTGLTRAEVAPFLGLHEQVYGRYERNETKMHVTRLIHLSEVLDFSPIDLIMAAAPYRFGKTPAEADKRRKLIKVVESLPTDAVESLLALVEAMTKLRPHEE; this is encoded by the coding sequence ATGACGACAAAATTTGACAAGTACGTCGAGGACAAACGTCTCGTTGAGACGACCGATCCGGAGATCGATAAAGCCATCTATCGTTGTCCCGGCTTCGAGGGATCACCCGAACTTGGCGAGCTCGATCGCCGCATTTCCGAAGCGCTCCGGGAGGCACGCGACAGGACCGGGTTGACCAGGGCTGAGGTGGCGCCGTTTCTCGGCCTGCACGAGCAAGTCTATGGCCGCTACGAGCGCAATGAGACGAAGATGCACGTCACCCGGCTCATCCACCTGAGCGAAGTTCTGGATTTTTCACCAATTGACTTGATCATGGCAGCTGCTCCTTATCGCTTTGGAAAGACACCCGCCGAGGCGGACAAGCGCCGAAAGCTCATCAAGGTGGTTGAATCGCTTCCCACTGACGCGGTGGAGTCACTTTTGGCGCTCGTAGAAGCCATGACAAAACTCCGGCCGCACGAAGAATAG